The following proteins are encoded in a genomic region of Shinella zoogloeoides:
- a CDS encoding aspartate aminotransferase family protein: MSNSSAAAASNLGALDAAHHLHPFSDMKKLNATGTRIIERGEGSYIFDNHGKRYLDGFAGLWCVNIGYGRREIADAVVRQMNELPYYNTFFGTTTPPAVLLAQKITSHAGPNINRVFFTGSGSEANDTWFRMARVYWGAMGKPTKKAVIARKNGYHGSTVAGASLGGMKWMHEQGDLPIAGVHHIDQPFWYGEGGDLSSDEFGLKMARQLEEKIDELGEDNVAAFVAEPIQGAGGVIVPPATYWPEIARICKARNILLVTDEVICGFGRTGHWFGHQHFGVEPDLAPIAKGLSSGYLPIGGVMVSDRVGNVLVEEVGDFNHGFTYSGHPVCAAAALENLRIIEDEKLVERVHDDIGPYLAAGLKSLEDLPIVGEVQQVGLMAAVQLAEDKATRKRFEDKEKAGVTVRNHCLENGLVLRATGDRMLFSPPLVITHAEVDQMIDITRKGLEHAWKVMAG; encoded by the coding sequence ATGTCGAACAGCAGTGCAGCAGCCGCTTCCAACCTCGGTGCCCTCGATGCCGCTCATCATCTTCATCCCTTCTCGGACATGAAGAAGCTGAACGCGACGGGCACGCGCATCATCGAGCGGGGCGAGGGCTCCTATATCTTCGACAATCACGGCAAGCGCTATCTCGACGGCTTCGCGGGCCTGTGGTGCGTCAATATCGGCTATGGCCGCAGGGAGATCGCCGACGCGGTCGTGCGCCAGATGAACGAGCTGCCCTATTACAACACCTTCTTCGGCACCACGACGCCGCCGGCCGTGCTGCTCGCCCAGAAGATCACCTCGCATGCCGGCCCGAACATCAACCGCGTCTTCTTCACCGGCTCGGGCTCGGAGGCCAACGACACCTGGTTCCGCATGGCCCGCGTCTACTGGGGCGCCATGGGCAAGCCGACCAAGAAGGCGGTCATCGCCCGCAAGAACGGCTATCACGGCTCGACGGTCGCCGGCGCCTCGCTCGGCGGCATGAAGTGGATGCACGAGCAGGGGGATCTGCCGATCGCCGGCGTCCACCATATCGACCAGCCCTTCTGGTACGGTGAGGGCGGCGATCTTTCGTCCGACGAGTTCGGCCTGAAGATGGCCCGCCAGCTGGAAGAGAAGATCGACGAGCTCGGCGAGGACAATGTCGCCGCCTTCGTCGCCGAGCCGATCCAGGGCGCGGGCGGCGTCATCGTGCCGCCGGCCACCTACTGGCCGGAGATCGCCCGAATCTGCAAGGCGCGCAACATCCTGCTCGTGACGGACGAAGTGATCTGCGGCTTCGGCCGCACCGGCCACTGGTTCGGCCACCAGCATTTCGGCGTCGAGCCGGACCTGGCCCCCATCGCCAAGGGCCTTTCCTCCGGCTACCTGCCCATCGGCGGCGTCATGGTCTCCGACCGCGTCGGCAATGTGCTGGTCGAGGAAGTGGGCGACTTCAACCACGGCTTCACCTATTCCGGCCACCCGGTCTGCGCGGCTGCCGCGCTGGAGAACCTGCGCATCATCGAGGACGAGAAGCTGGTCGAGCGCGTCCACGACGACATTGGCCCCTATCTCGCTGCCGGCCTCAAGTCGCTGGAGGACCTGCCGATCGTCGGCGAGGTCCAGCAGGTCGGCCTGATGGCCGCCGTCCAGCTCGCCGAGGACAAGGCGACCCGCAAGCGCTTCGAGGACAAGGAAAAAGCCGGCGTCACCGTCCGCAACCATTGCCTGGAAAACGGCCTGGTCCTGCGCGCCACCGGCGACCGAATGCTCTTCTCCCCGCCGCTCGTCATCACCCATGCCGAGGTCGACCAGATGATCGACATCACGCGCAAGGGCTTGGAACATGCGTGGAAGGTAATGGCGGGCTGA
- a CDS encoding diacylglycerol/lipid kinase family protein, translating to MRVQAIFNRDGGTFRTTDMEAYARHAERVFAAAGHHLDCDIVEGADIEMALHRCAERTDLDAMLAGGGDGTVSAAAGLAWQSGMPLGIVPAGTMNLFARSLKIPLDIWQAIEALADGDIAAADIGTADDRAFVHQFSAGLHARMVRLRNGMTYRSRLGKMAANTRAALGVIFNPPEFEVEFNVDGVEEHRKVSAINVSNNRFGENGLLYADDLTGGHLGFYTTNPLKPAGVAKLAFDILRGKLRENADVTEMTGTEVELHFPNVDRSINCVIDGELLPMDRDVSIRLHPGELKVMVPKVQAENMATTEPAAA from the coding sequence ATGAGAGTACAGGCGATTTTCAACAGGGACGGGGGGACGTTCCGCACCACCGACATGGAGGCCTATGCGCGTCATGCGGAAAGGGTCTTCGCGGCGGCAGGGCATCACCTCGACTGTGATATCGTCGAAGGGGCCGATATCGAGATGGCGCTGCACCGCTGCGCCGAGCGCACCGACCTCGACGCGATGCTGGCGGGCGGCGGCGACGGCACGGTGTCGGCGGCGGCGGGCCTTGCCTGGCAGAGCGGAATGCCGCTCGGCATCGTTCCGGCCGGCACGATGAACCTCTTCGCCCGCTCGTTGAAGATCCCGCTCGACATCTGGCAGGCGATCGAGGCGCTGGCCGATGGCGACATCGCCGCCGCCGATATCGGCACGGCCGACGACCGGGCCTTCGTGCACCAGTTCTCGGCCGGTCTGCACGCCCGCATGGTGCGGCTGCGCAACGGGATGACCTACCGTTCCCGGCTCGGCAAGATGGCCGCCAACACCCGCGCGGCCCTCGGCGTCATCTTCAACCCGCCGGAATTCGAGGTGGAATTCAATGTCGACGGCGTCGAGGAGCACCGCAAGGTCTCGGCGATCAACGTCTCCAATAACCGCTTCGGGGAAAACGGCCTGCTCTATGCCGACGACCTGACGGGTGGCCATCTCGGCTTCTACACCACCAATCCCCTGAAGCCCGCGGGCGTGGCGAAGCTCGCCTTCGACATCCTGCGCGGCAAGCTGCGCGAGAATGCCGACGTCACGGAAATGACCGGTACAGAGGTGGAACTGCACTTTCCCAATGTCGACCGATCGATCAACTGCGTGATCGACGGCGAACTCCTGCCGATGGACCGCGACGTCTCCATCCGCCTCCATCCGGGCGAGCTGAAGGTCATGGTGCCGAAGGTGCAGGCGGAGAACATGGCGACCACCGAGCCGGCCGCCGCCTGA
- a CDS encoding ABC transporter substrate-binding protein, with the protein MKHLLASTCLVAGLMAMTGAARAECGDVTIASMNWQSAEVLAALDKFILNEGYGCNAEVIVGDTVPTITSMIEKGDPDLAPEGWVDLLPDVVKRGIDEGKLVGAAVALSDGAVQGWWIPKYVADAHPDIKTIDDALKHPELFPDPEDKSKGAVHNGPQGWGGTVVTGQLYKAYGGEAANFTLIDTGSAAGLDGSIAKAYERKEGWVGYYWAPTALLGKYDMVKLEHGVPYDAAEWKRCNTVADCPDPKKNDWPKDTVQTLVTKPFSERAGEDVMAYLNKRAWTNATVNKLMAWMTDNQASGDDGAKHFLEENEALWKDWVSPEAAEKIKAAL; encoded by the coding sequence ATGAAACATCTTCTTGCTTCCACCTGCCTCGTCGCCGGCCTCATGGCCATGACGGGCGCTGCACGCGCCGAATGCGGCGACGTGACCATCGCCAGCATGAACTGGCAGAGCGCCGAGGTCCTCGCCGCACTCGACAAGTTCATCCTGAACGAAGGCTATGGCTGCAATGCCGAGGTCATCGTCGGCGACACGGTCCCGACCATCACCTCGATGATCGAGAAGGGCGACCCGGATCTCGCGCCGGAAGGCTGGGTGGACCTCCTGCCAGACGTCGTCAAGCGCGGCATCGACGAGGGCAAGCTGGTCGGCGCGGCCGTCGCGCTGTCCGACGGCGCTGTCCAGGGCTGGTGGATTCCGAAATACGTCGCCGATGCCCATCCGGACATCAAGACGATCGACGACGCGCTGAAGCACCCGGAACTGTTCCCGGATCCGGAGGACAAGAGCAAGGGCGCCGTTCATAACGGCCCGCAGGGCTGGGGCGGCACGGTCGTGACCGGCCAGCTCTACAAGGCCTATGGCGGGGAAGCCGCGAACTTCACGCTGATCGATACCGGCTCTGCCGCCGGCCTCGACGGCTCCATCGCCAAGGCCTACGAGCGCAAGGAAGGCTGGGTCGGCTACTACTGGGCCCCGACCGCGCTGCTCGGCAAATACGACATGGTGAAGCTCGAGCACGGCGTTCCCTATGACGCGGCCGAGTGGAAGCGCTGCAACACGGTTGCCGATTGCCCGGATCCGAAGAAGAACGACTGGCCGAAGGACACCGTCCAGACGCTCGTGACCAAGCCGTTCTCCGAACGCGCCGGCGAAGACGTCATGGCCTATCTCAACAAGCGCGCCTGGACGAACGCGACGGTCAACAAGCTGATGGCCTGGATGACCGACAACCAGGCGAGCGGCGACGACGGCGCCAAGCACTTCCTCGAAGAGAACGAGGCGCTCTGGAAGGACTGGGTCTCGCCGGAAGCGGCCGAAAAGATCAAGGCCGCGCTCTGA
- a CDS encoding glutamine synthetase family protein → MTNDKTAAGSPRANAPIDAPARIEILLVGMNGDLRGKQVPLEGEKKIWDGSVRLPSSTQSLDIWGDDNDDITGLSISVGDPDGLCIPDRRSLAAMPWAPEGSRQVLATMHEFDGSASFMDPRAILGRMLKRFEDKGLTPVVATELEFYVVEDDWRETGKPRPPAALMYRGEPNGFQLYDMRATDALDGYLQTVRSWAKAMDLPADATTAEFGPGQFEINLLHRPDAMAAADDCIYLKRIAELAAPRFGLKSTCMAKPYAEHAGSGLHVHCSIIDRDGRNILDAKGGEPTKLKSITAGMLQTMRDAQLVFAPFANSYRRFQPGSFAPVDLTWGFGHRGTAIRIPDKDGPAARVEHRVAGADVNPYLLLTAILGGILLGLENDLDPGPVTEPGKDVADARRLTHDFLTAVEEFSASPFIADAFGAAYQKLYGDTKRKEAITFLRTVSDFDYQTYLPRI, encoded by the coding sequence ATGACAAACGACAAGACGGCAGCCGGTTCGCCGCGCGCCAACGCCCCTATCGATGCCCCGGCCCGTATCGAAATCCTCCTCGTCGGCATGAACGGGGACCTGCGCGGCAAGCAGGTTCCGCTGGAAGGCGAGAAGAAGATCTGGGACGGTTCCGTGCGCCTGCCCTCCTCCACCCAGTCGCTCGATATCTGGGGCGACGACAATGACGACATCACCGGCCTTTCCATCTCCGTCGGCGATCCGGACGGCCTGTGCATTCCCGACCGCCGCTCGCTGGCGGCCATGCCCTGGGCGCCGGAAGGCTCGCGCCAGGTGCTCGCCACCATGCACGAATTCGACGGCAGCGCCTCCTTCATGGATCCGCGCGCCATTCTCGGGCGCATGCTGAAGCGTTTCGAAGACAAGGGTTTGACGCCGGTCGTGGCGACCGAGCTCGAATTCTACGTGGTCGAGGACGACTGGCGCGAGACCGGCAAGCCGCGCCCGCCGGCAGCCCTGATGTATCGCGGCGAGCCGAACGGCTTCCAGCTCTACGACATGCGCGCGACGGATGCGCTCGACGGCTATCTCCAGACCGTGCGGAGCTGGGCGAAGGCGATGGACCTTCCCGCCGATGCGACGACCGCCGAATTCGGCCCCGGCCAGTTCGAGATCAACCTGCTGCACCGGCCGGACGCCATGGCGGCCGCCGACGACTGCATCTATCTCAAGCGCATCGCCGAACTGGCCGCGCCCCGCTTCGGCCTGAAGTCCACCTGCATGGCCAAGCCCTATGCCGAGCATGCGGGCTCGGGCCTGCATGTCCATTGCAGCATCATTGACAGGGACGGCCGCAACATCCTCGACGCAAAGGGCGGCGAGCCGACGAAGCTGAAGTCGATCACCGCCGGCATGCTGCAGACCATGCGCGACGCCCAGCTCGTCTTCGCGCCTTTCGCCAACTCCTACCGCCGCTTCCAGCCGGGCTCCTTCGCGCCGGTCGACCTTACCTGGGGCTTCGGCCATCGCGGCACCGCCATCCGCATCCCGGACAAGGACGGCCCGGCGGCACGCGTGGAGCATCGCGTGGCGGGCGCGGACGTCAATCCCTATCTGCTTTTGACGGCGATCCTCGGCGGCATCCTGCTCGGCCTCGAAAACGACCTCGATCCGGGCCCGGTGACGGAGCCGGGCAAGGACGTGGCCGACGCCAGGCGCCTGACGCACGACTTCCTGACGGCCGTCGAGGAGTTCTCCGCCTCGCCCTTCATCGCGGACGCCTTCGGTGCGGCCTACCAGAAGCTCTACGGCGATACCAAGCGCAAGGAGGCGATCACCTTCCTGCGCACGGTGTCGGATTTCGACTACCAGACCTATCTGCCGCGGATTTGA
- a CDS encoding MFS transporter, whose translation MSEHPLPNAALSSGQPPLPALTVTLIILALAVGSFGIGTGEFAIMGLLPDVAGTFGVTTAQAGYVISAYALGVVVGAPVIAVIGARYRRRDLLLVLMGVFAAGNLASAAAPTFESFMLFRFLSGLPHGAYFGVAALVAASMVPVNKRTQAVGKVMLGLTVATLIGTPLAAFFGQVFDWQFMFIAVGITGLLTVALIALFLPRDKAPKGINALTELSALGRRQVWLTLGIAATGFCGMFAVFTYISPIVTDVAGLNVGMVPVFMAIFGGGMIVGNIFGAKLADMSLMRTIGWSLVLYFFVLVSLSLTAHNPVLLGLCCFLIGCSFVVGPALQTRLMDVAGNAQTLAAALNHSAFNVANALGAFFGGLSISAGYGYASMGFVGASTAVVGFGVFLLSLSLEKMDRAATPVCPAE comes from the coding sequence GTGTCCGAACATCCCCTGCCGAACGCCGCCCTCTCCTCCGGGCAGCCACCGCTTCCGGCGCTCACCGTCACCCTCATCATCCTGGCGCTCGCCGTCGGCAGCTTCGGCATCGGCACCGGCGAGTTCGCCATCATGGGCCTCTTGCCGGACGTCGCCGGCACCTTCGGCGTGACGACCGCCCAGGCCGGCTACGTGATCAGCGCCTATGCGCTGGGCGTGGTGGTCGGCGCGCCGGTCATCGCCGTCATCGGCGCGCGCTACCGCCGCCGCGACCTGCTGCTGGTGCTGATGGGCGTCTTCGCCGCCGGCAACCTTGCCAGCGCCGCCGCGCCGACCTTCGAGAGCTTCATGCTGTTCCGCTTCCTCTCCGGCCTGCCGCACGGGGCCTATTTCGGCGTTGCAGCGCTCGTCGCCGCGTCGATGGTGCCGGTCAACAAGCGCACGCAGGCGGTCGGCAAGGTCATGCTCGGGCTTACGGTTGCCACCCTGATCGGCACGCCGCTCGCCGCCTTCTTCGGCCAGGTGTTCGACTGGCAGTTCATGTTCATCGCCGTCGGCATCACGGGGCTTCTGACGGTCGCGCTGATCGCCCTCTTCCTGCCGCGCGACAAGGCGCCCAAGGGCATCAACGCGCTGACGGAGCTTAGCGCCCTCGGGCGCAGGCAGGTCTGGCTGACGCTCGGCATCGCGGCGACCGGCTTCTGCGGCATGTTCGCGGTCTTCACCTATATCTCGCCGATCGTCACGGACGTCGCCGGGCTCAATGTCGGCATGGTGCCGGTCTTCATGGCGATCTTCGGCGGCGGCATGATCGTCGGCAACATCTTCGGCGCCAAGCTTGCCGACATGTCGCTGATGCGCACGATCGGCTGGTCGCTGGTGCTCTATTTCTTCGTGCTCGTCAGCCTGTCGCTGACGGCGCACAATCCGGTGCTGCTCGGCCTCTGCTGCTTCCTGATCGGCTGCAGCTTCGTCGTCGGCCCTGCCCTCCAGACGCGCCTGATGGACGTCGCCGGCAATGCCCAGACGCTCGCCGCCGCACTCAATCACTCGGCCTTCAACGTCGCCAATGCGCTCGGCGCGTTCTTCGGCGGCCTGTCGATCAGCGCCGGCTACGGCTACGCCTCGATGGGTTTCGTCGGCGCTTCCACCGCCGTCGTCGGCTTCGGCGTCTTCCTGCTCTCGCTGTCGCTGGAAAAGATGGATCGCGCCGCAACGCCGGTCTGCCCGGCGGAGTAA
- a CDS encoding L,D-transpeptidase has translation MSISRRGFLIGASALLAGCATNGTSDRANYGDRLDEKHPLRAMPLDKIKPELRRQEVAYDTSHAAGTIVVDTPARRLYYVLGNGRAMRYGIGVGRQGYSLAGSAYIGRKAEWPSWTPTPNMIRRDPKKNLKYAAGVPGGINNPLGARAIYLYQNGRDTMFRIHGTNQPWSIGQAMSSGCVRMLNHDVIDLYERVQVSGRVFVIQGRREA, from the coding sequence ATGTCGATCTCACGCCGCGGATTCCTCATCGGCGCGTCTGCATTGCTGGCAGGCTGCGCGACGAACGGCACCAGCGATCGCGCCAATTACGGCGACCGCCTGGACGAGAAGCATCCGCTCCGGGCGATGCCGCTCGACAAGATCAAGCCTGAGCTGCGTCGCCAGGAAGTCGCCTACGATACGTCGCACGCCGCCGGCACCATCGTCGTCGATACGCCGGCGCGCCGTCTCTACTACGTGCTCGGCAACGGCCGGGCGATGCGCTATGGCATCGGCGTCGGCCGGCAGGGCTATTCGCTGGCGGGCAGCGCCTATATCGGCCGCAAGGCCGAATGGCCGAGCTGGACGCCGACGCCCAACATGATCCGCCGCGATCCGAAGAAGAACCTGAAATATGCCGCGGGCGTGCCCGGCGGCATCAATAACCCGCTCGGCGCCCGCGCCATCTATCTCTACCAGAACGGCCGCGACACCATGTTCCGCATCCACGGCACCAACCAGCCGTGGTCCATCGGCCAGGCCATGTCGAGCGGCTGCGTGCGCATGCTCAACCATGACGTGATCGATCTCTACGAGCGCGTTCAGGTCAGCGGCCGCGTCTTCGTCATCCAGGGCCGCCGCGAAGCCTGA
- a CDS encoding S41 family peptidase — MTGRVLLLLAGALMGATAVIGPAGAAGKSTYEQLAIFGEVLERIEREYVTPPKEDELIENAINGMLTSLDPHSSYMNAEAAEDARTELRGEFGGLGIQVTMEDGRVKVIAPMDDTPAAKAGVLVGDYISEIDGQSLSGLKLDEAVERMRGPVDTPITLTLIREGADKPITLTIVRDIIAVEAVKSRVENDVGYLRVISFTERTYDDLEAAIARIKEDVPADRLKGYVLDLRLNPGGLVDQAIAVSDAFLERGEVVSTRGRNEGETRRYNATEGDLTDSKPVVVLVNGGSASAAEIVAGALQDLRRATVVGTRSFGKGSVQTIIPMGDAGALRLTTALYYTPSGKSIQGTGITPDITVEQPLPPELQGRDETAGESSLPGHIQGQSETDAGSGSSAYVPPEAKDDVQLQYALELLRGEKTDPSFPPDQERAFSLR, encoded by the coding sequence ATGACAGGCAGGGTTTTGCTCCTTCTCGCCGGCGCCCTGATGGGCGCGACGGCCGTGATCGGCCCGGCGGGCGCCGCCGGCAAGTCCACATACGAGCAGCTTGCCATCTTCGGCGAGGTGCTCGAGCGGATCGAGCGCGAATATGTGACGCCGCCGAAGGAAGACGAGCTCATCGAGAACGCCATCAACGGCATGCTCACCTCGCTCGACCCGCATTCCTCCTACATGAACGCCGAGGCCGCCGAGGATGCGCGCACCGAATTGCGCGGCGAGTTCGGTGGCCTCGGCATCCAGGTGACGATGGAGGACGGGCGGGTCAAGGTCATCGCTCCCATGGACGATACGCCCGCGGCGAAGGCCGGCGTTCTGGTCGGCGATTATATTTCCGAAATCGACGGCCAGTCCCTGAGCGGCCTGAAGCTCGACGAGGCGGTGGAGAGGATGCGCGGTCCGGTCGATACGCCGATCACGCTGACGCTCATCCGCGAGGGCGCCGACAAGCCGATTACGCTGACCATCGTGCGCGATATCATCGCCGTGGAGGCCGTGAAATCCCGCGTCGAGAACGATGTCGGCTACCTGCGCGTCATCTCCTTCACCGAAAGGACCTATGACGACCTGGAGGCTGCAATCGCCAGGATCAAGGAAGACGTGCCGGCCGACAGGCTGAAGGGCTACGTGCTGGACCTCCGTCTCAATCCCGGCGGCCTGGTCGATCAGGCGATCGCCGTCTCCGATGCCTTCCTGGAGCGCGGCGAGGTCGTCTCGACCCGCGGCCGCAACGAGGGCGAGACCCGCCGTTACAATGCGACTGAAGGTGACCTCACCGATAGCAAGCCCGTCGTCGTGCTGGTGAACGGCGGCTCGGCCTCGGCTGCGGAAATCGTCGCCGGCGCATTGCAGGACCTGCGCCGCGCCACCGTCGTCGGCACCCGTTCCTTCGGCAAGGGCTCGGTCCAGACCATCATCCCGATGGGCGATGCCGGTGCCCTGCGCCTGACGACGGCGCTCTACTACACGCCGTCCGGCAAATCGATCCAGGGCACCGGCATCACGCCGGACATCACGGTCGAGCAGCCTCTCCCGCCCGAGCTTCAGGGCAGGGATGAGACCGCCGGCGAATCGAGCCTGCCCGGTCATATCCAGGGCCAGAGCGAGACGGATGCCGGTTCGGGCTCGTCCGCCTACGTTCCGCCGGAAGCCAAGGACGACGTCCAGCTCCAATACGCGCTTGAACTCCTGCGCGGCGAGAAGACGGATCCGTCCTTCCCGCCGGATCAGGAAAGGGCGTTCTCCCTCAGGTGA
- the mgtE gene encoding magnesium transporter has protein sequence MNIQRFPATAGRAARDLLNTGRKAPTIADRIEQLNRLDVREAARQLATLPEGKALAVISRPELHGAADIVAALPTDHAARLLKDTAYDRVADLFQAMEDGARRSAIFARLDPATAQAVSHLMAYPQRTAGAMMTPEFVSVLEDITVAEALDHVRAVEKSSETIYAIYVLEPESRALSGVVTLRRLIMGDPAASIMSVARQAGVVSVTPLTPQEEVARQIRSHNLLAIPVLDDKRNVLGIVTVDDVIDTMIADTTEDAHKFGGMEALGKPYMQIGLGGMIRKRAGWLAALFLGEMLTASAMQHFEAELEKAIVLTLFVPLIMSSGGNSGSQATSLIIRALALGELKLSDWWRVALRELPTGIALGAMLGLVGFARITLWQQIGLYDYGPHWVLIGLTVFAALIGIVAFGSMAGSMLPFLLQRLRFDPASASAPFVATLVDVSGLVIYFSVALVILSGTLL, from the coding sequence ATGAACATCCAGCGTTTCCCCGCAACCGCCGGCCGCGCCGCACGCGACCTTCTGAATACCGGCCGCAAGGCCCCCACCATCGCGGACCGCATCGAGCAGCTCAACCGGCTCGACGTGCGCGAAGCCGCACGCCAGCTCGCCACGCTGCCCGAGGGGAAGGCTCTCGCCGTCATCTCCCGGCCCGAGCTGCACGGGGCGGCCGACATCGTCGCGGCCCTGCCGACGGACCATGCCGCGCGGCTCCTCAAGGACACCGCCTACGACCGGGTCGCCGACCTCTTCCAGGCCATGGAGGACGGCGCACGGCGCTCCGCCATCTTCGCCCGGCTCGATCCGGCGACGGCGCAGGCCGTCTCCCATCTCATGGCCTATCCGCAGCGCACCGCCGGCGCCATGATGACCCCGGAATTCGTCAGCGTGCTCGAGGACATCACGGTCGCCGAGGCGCTGGACCACGTGCGCGCCGTGGAAAAGTCGAGCGAGACCATCTACGCCATCTATGTGCTGGAGCCGGAAAGCCGCGCGCTCAGCGGCGTCGTCACCCTGCGCCGCCTGATCATGGGCGATCCCGCAGCCAGCATCATGAGCGTCGCCCGGCAGGCCGGCGTCGTCAGCGTCACCCCGCTGACGCCGCAGGAGGAGGTCGCCCGGCAGATCCGCAGCCACAACCTGCTGGCCATCCCCGTGCTCGACGACAAGCGCAACGTCCTCGGCATCGTCACCGTGGACGACGTGATCGACACGATGATCGCCGACACGACGGAGGACGCGCACAAGTTCGGCGGCATGGAAGCGCTCGGCAAGCCCTATATGCAGATCGGCCTCGGCGGGATGATCCGCAAGCGCGCCGGTTGGCTCGCCGCGCTGTTCCTCGGCGAGATGCTGACGGCGAGCGCCATGCAGCATTTCGAGGCGGAGCTGGAAAAGGCCATCGTGCTGACGCTGTTCGTGCCGCTGATCATGAGCTCGGGTGGCAATTCGGGATCGCAGGCAACCTCGCTGATCATCCGCGCGCTGGCGCTCGGCGAATTGAAGCTTTCCGACTGGTGGAGGGTCGCGCTGCGCGAGCTTCCGACGGGCATCGCGCTCGGCGCCATGCTCGGCCTCGTCGGCTTCGCCCGCATCACGCTCTGGCAGCAGATCGGCCTCTACGACTACGGGCCGCACTGGGTCCTCATCGGCCTGACGGTCTTCGCCGCGCTGATCGGCATCGTCGCCTTCGGCTCGATGGCGGGCTCCATGCTGCCCTTCCTGCTGCAGCGGCTGCGCTTCGACCCCGCCAGCGCCTCCGCCCCCTTCGTCGCCACGCTGGTCGATGTCAGCGGGCTGGTGATCTATTTCAGCGTCGCGCTGGTGATCCTCAGTGGGACACTGCTCTAG
- a CDS encoding ABC transporter permease — MDWFTKFPTMDANSLRDLKKAIDEGFRAFTRAYGDSIEGLFEPLQHFLIWSERFMTKTPWPIILLLIALVAWFASRNWKIVAGSIATLLVIGYFDMWDDTMKTVSMIFVCTVLSIVIGIPIGILMSRSDRVQNAINPILDVMQTMPSFVYLIPVVMLLGIGKVPGLIAVVIYAIPPMIRLTNLGIRLVDKDVLEAADAFGSSSWQKLKNVQMPLALPTIMAGINQTIMMALAMVVIASMIGVQGLGQPVLKAISNQYFTLGIFNGLAIVGIAIIFDRVSQAFGARLQKHREIIHG; from the coding sequence ATGGACTGGTTTACGAAATTTCCGACGATGGACGCGAACTCGCTGCGCGACCTCAAGAAGGCGATTGACGAGGGCTTCCGCGCCTTCACCCGCGCCTATGGCGACAGCATCGAAGGTCTCTTCGAGCCGCTGCAGCACTTTCTCATCTGGTCCGAGCGCTTCATGACGAAGACGCCCTGGCCGATCATCCTCCTGCTCATCGCGCTGGTCGCCTGGTTTGCCAGCCGCAACTGGAAGATCGTCGCCGGCAGCATCGCCACGCTCCTCGTGATCGGCTATTTCGACATGTGGGACGACACGATGAAGACGGTCTCGATGATCTTCGTCTGTACCGTCCTCTCCATCGTCATCGGCATACCGATCGGCATTCTCATGTCGCGGTCCGACCGGGTGCAGAACGCCATCAACCCGATCCTCGACGTGATGCAGACCATGCCGAGCTTCGTCTATCTGATTCCCGTGGTCATGCTTCTCGGCATCGGCAAGGTTCCGGGCCTCATCGCGGTCGTCATCTACGCCATTCCGCCGATGATCCGTCTCACCAATCTCGGCATCCGCCTCGTCGACAAGGACGTGCTGGAAGCGGCCGACGCCTTCGGCTCGTCGAGCTGGCAGAAGCTGAAGAACGTGCAGATGCCGCTGGCCCTGCCCACCATCATGGCCGGCATCAACCAGACGATCATGATGGCGCTCGCCATGGTGGTCATCGCCTCGATGATCGGCGTGCAGGGCCTCGGCCAGCCGGTGCTGAAGGCGATCTCCAACCAGTATTTCACGCTCGGCATCTTCAATGGCCTCGCCATCGTCGGCATCGCGATCATCTTCGACCGCGTCAGCCAGGCTTTTGGCGCACGGCTACAGAAGCACCGCGAGATCATCCACGGCTGA